The genomic region ATCCCAAACCGAAATATGATGTTTTCTAAGAATTGAGCCACATGCTTAGCCTTCAACACAGAATAGAAGGCTacctccacccacttggtgaaatagtcaATTGCCACTAAAATGTGCTCATGCCTGTTTGATGCCTTAGGAGCGATCCTCCCAATCACATTTATGCCCCAAACTAAGAATGGCCATGGATAAGTCATGCTATACAACTCACTAGGTGGTACATGGTTCAAGTTGGAGTGTGTTTGAAAATCGTGGCAGCCTTTCACATAGTCCACACAATCAGTCTCCATCGTATTCTAGTAGTACCCTATCCTAGGTCAGAGAACTCTCAGAGAGCTTTCTTTGGGTAGGCTAGTGTTTTTTGGGTTATGATGGCACTTACATTTACGAGA from Castanea sativa cultivar Marrone di Chiusa Pesio chromosome 11, ASM4071231v1 harbors:
- the LOC142616500 gene encoding uncharacterized protein LOC142616500 translates to METDCVDYVKGCHDFQTHSNLNHVPPSELYSMTYPWPFLVWGINVIGRIAPKASNRHEHILVAIDYFTKWVEVAFYSVLKAKHVAQFLENIIFRFGISQEIISDNGSYFEGEVRRVMEEYGI